From one Staphylococcus kloosii genomic stretch:
- a CDS encoding VraH family protein: MKISRDRIEKERQSGFIALLFSIIFACVFSVMFTPFIGIPVAIISGFFIHFADRDEE, translated from the coding sequence GTGAAAATTTCACGTGACAGAATTGAAAAAGAACGACAATCAGGATTTATCGCTCTATTGTTTAGCATTATTTTCGCATGTGTGTTTAGTGTCATGTTCACCCCATTTATAGGAATACCTGTGGCAATCATAAGTGGTTTTTTCATCCATTTCGCTGATAGAGATGAAGAATAA
- a CDS encoding VOC family protein, with the protein MKIVATSIFVKDQEQAQQFYTKILGFELKHNIDMGGPKWLTVKESNSANPVEIVLEPNDNPIAKDYQTRLFDEGIPATMFATDNLEEEYESLKARGVRFTQEPQAMGEIKLAIFDDTCGNLIQLIEQ; encoded by the coding sequence ATGAAAATAGTAGCAACGAGTATATTTGTTAAAGATCAAGAACAAGCCCAACAATTTTATACTAAAATATTAGGTTTCGAACTTAAACATAATATAGATATGGGTGGTCCTAAATGGCTAACTGTAAAAGAGAGTAACTCTGCCAATCCAGTGGAAATTGTATTAGAGCCAAATGATAATCCTATTGCTAAAGATTACCAAACTCGACTTTTTGATGAAGGTATACCCGCTACAATGTTTGCCACTGATAATCTAGAAGAAGAGTATGAGTCGTTAAAAGCGCGAGGTGTCCGTTTCACACAAGAACCACAGGCTATGGGAGAAATTAAACTGGCTATATTTGATGATACTTGTGGCAATTTAATTCAATTAATTGAACAATGA
- a CDS encoding SRPBCC domain-containing protein — translation MDIITKMEITAPASTVFEAFVDPKEIGGFWFSSSSKRWETGKNIVLRYDEYDAEVEIKVKEVTPNENIEFQWGDKTVTINFESYDDKTLVTTKESSFDPSEVERILGQKEGWVYMLSCLKAYIEHGVQIRAGLQ, via the coding sequence ATGGATATTATTACTAAAATGGAAATTACAGCACCAGCTTCAACGGTATTTGAAGCATTTGTAGATCCTAAAGAAATTGGGGGATTTTGGTTTTCATCAAGTTCAAAACGTTGGGAAACAGGTAAAAATATAGTGTTACGTTATGATGAATATGATGCAGAAGTTGAAATTAAAGTTAAAGAAGTGACGCCTAATGAAAACATTGAATTTCAGTGGGGGGATAAAACGGTGACAATCAACTTTGAATCGTATGATGATAAAACTTTAGTAACGACAAAAGAAAGTTCGTTTGATCCTTCCGAAGTTGAACGTATTCTCGGTCAAAAAGAAGGTTGGGTTTATATGTTAAGTTGTCTAAAAGCTTATATAGAACATGGTGTGCAAATTAGAGCGGGACTACAATAA
- a CDS encoding VOC family protein, whose protein sequence is MLDRLDEVMIYVYNHDKAIDFWTTHLSFTVVEDTTEMEMRAVKLAPSEDAQTLIVLQDKAKVDAMDMGVSTATPSLIFATTNFDSLRESLQQSGIETGEVMTLPMGRVFNFADPEQNHFAVKEVQ, encoded by the coding sequence ATGTTAGATAGATTAGATGAAGTAATGATATATGTATATAATCATGATAAAGCGATTGATTTTTGGACAACACACCTTTCTTTCACTGTTGTAGAAGATACAACTGAAATGGAAATGCGCGCTGTTAAATTAGCACCATCAGAAGATGCACAAACTTTAATTGTGTTACAAGATAAAGCAAAAGTAGACGCCATGGATATGGGTGTCAGTACGGCTACACCATCTTTAATCTTTGCCACTACAAATTTCGATTCGTTACGTGAATCACTTCAACAAAGCGGAATTGAAACAGGTGAAGTCATGACATTACCTATGGGTAGAGTATTTAACTTTGCTGATCCAGAACAAAATCACTTTGCTGTAAAAGAAGTACAATAA